From Deltaproteobacteria bacterium, the proteins below share one genomic window:
- a CDS encoding ABC transporter permease, protein MKLTSGVSNSLGALGRYGLTWFHHAADLLAFTWRLFSLSVRKPLVGKPLVHRIVVEQIYFTAVQALPIIIPIALLIGAMLIVQFGKVASQYDLGKITVLILIREVGPLLTAFIVILRSSVAITAEISYMRILNEIEAIELYGIDPMHVLGYPRLVGITTAMLGLFIIFDLAAVFGGYALAWSLTDIKMEELLPQMAKALGGRDIAVGIAKALFFGVIITVVSLHRGFTVKKEMTAIPVACSGGAVETLFYILAANIFLSILFYL, encoded by the coding sequence ATGAAACTAACCTCAGGCGTTTCAAATTCCCTTGGCGCATTGGGCCGGTACGGCCTCACGTGGTTTCACCACGCGGCTGACCTTCTGGCCTTCACGTGGCGCCTTTTTTCCCTCTCGGTGCGAAAGCCCCTGGTGGGAAAACCCCTGGTCCACCGAATCGTTGTGGAGCAGATATACTTCACCGCCGTCCAGGCCCTTCCCATCATCATCCCCATAGCCCTTCTCATCGGGGCGATGCTCATAGTCCAGTTCGGCAAGGTGGCCAGCCAGTACGACCTCGGGAAAATCACCGTCCTCATACTCATACGCGAGGTGGGGCCGCTTCTCACGGCCTTCATCGTGATTTTGCGAAGCAGCGTTGCCATTACCGCCGAAATCAGCTACATGCGGATTCTAAACGAAATCGAGGCCATAGAGCTTTACGGCATCGACCCCATGCACGTATTGGGCTATCCGCGCCTGGTGGGCATCACCACCGCCATGCTGGGGCTTTTCATCATATTCGACCTTGCGGCGGTATTCGGGGGCTACGCCCTTGCCTGGAGCCTCACGGACATAAAGATGGAGGAGCTTCTGCCCCAGATGGCCAAGGCCCTGGGAGGCCGCGACATAGCCGTGGGAATCGCCAAGGCCCTGTTTTTCGGAGTGATAATCACCGTGGTGAGCCTTCACCGGGGCTTCACCGTGAAAAAGGAGATGACCGCCATTCCCGTTGCCTGCTCCGGCGGGGCCGTGGAAACCCTTTTTTACATCCTGGCGGCCAATATCTTCCTGTCGATTCTTTTCTACCTTTAG
- a CDS encoding MCE family protein, with amino-acid sequence MELVYRRREKIVGLFLVITALLLVTTIAAIGRGKDWFRSYVHYYTVFHQAYNLDEKAPVKMAKANIGKVKKIELEGDLVRVDLAILSAYAPRIRQGSVTTVESPTLIGAEYVSIKPGDPKAPEIPPNGVIPSEAKKSVTDILNEFRVEETAKKVVLAVQELTEIIHQMHDQEGPLFKAIAKLDASLAHTESLLGSIERGEGTLGGAIRSDRLLVAIEANMAEIHAILRHTKEATALIPGTVGKVGGAVESIGGTANKAGGAVSQAHVDLAELQKVLEGVTKAMLQVNQILSNVEKASHDVPKLTDSTQRSMDDVRQSMREVDKVVRSVQQLPLIRSRVPAEPEAKSADADLRP; translated from the coding sequence GTGGAACTGGTTTACAGGCGGCGGGAAAAAATCGTCGGGCTGTTTCTGGTCATAACCGCCCTTCTTCTGGTAACCACCATTGCCGCCATAGGCAGGGGCAAGGACTGGTTCCGAAGCTACGTCCATTATTACACTGTTTTTCATCAGGCCTACAACCTGGACGAAAAGGCCCCGGTGAAAATGGCCAAGGCCAACATCGGCAAGGTGAAGAAAATCGAGCTGGAAGGCGACCTTGTGCGTGTGGACCTGGCCATTCTTTCCGCCTACGCCCCCCGCATCCGGCAAGGCTCTGTCACCACCGTTGAAAGCCCCACCCTCATAGGCGCGGAGTACGTCTCCATCAAGCCCGGAGACCCCAAGGCCCCGGAAATCCCTCCCAACGGGGTCATCCCCTCCGAGGCCAAAAAATCCGTGACCGACATCTTAAATGAGTTCCGGGTGGAGGAAACCGCGAAAAAGGTGGTTCTCGCGGTTCAGGAATTGACCGAGATCATTCACCAGATGCACGACCAGGAAGGCCCGCTATTCAAGGCCATAGCCAAGCTGGACGCCTCCTTGGCCCACACCGAAAGCCTTCTCGGCTCCATCGAGCGCGGCGAGGGCACCCTTGGCGGGGCCATCCGAAGCGACCGCCTTCTGGTGGCCATAGAGGCCAACATGGCGGAAATCCACGCCATTTTGCGGCACACCAAGGAGGCCACGGCGCTCATTCCCGGCACCGTGGGCAAGGTGGGCGGGGCGGTGGAGAGCATCGGCGGCACGGCCAACAAGGCGGGCGGGGCCGTGAGCCAGGCCCACGTGGACTTGGCCGAGCTTCAGAAGGTATTGGAAGGCGTCACAAAGGCCATGCTCCAGGTGAACCAGATTCTTTCCAACGTGGAAAAGGCCAGCCACGACGTGCCCAAGCTCACGGATTCAACACAAAGGAGCATGGACGACGTGCGCCAGAGCATGAGGGAGGTCGATAAAGTGGTGCGCTCGGTTCAGCAGCTTCCCTTAATCCGCAGCCGGGTTCCGGCGGAGCCCGAAGCCAAGTCCGCCGACGCAGATCTGCGACCTTGA
- the dctP gene encoding TRAP transporter substrate-binding protein DctP gives MISHVSAARRFSLAMLAACLLLVSPLSGAALAEPVTWKLATIAPKRVGWSILLDTVVAPAVKKATDGTLVFKWYYNGVLGDDVAFVKQIHAGTIQGAGFSGRGVVLAVPEAGVLQLPFLFRGYDEVDYVIHRLRTTLDRYAERRGMKYLYYGDQDFDELYSASVPITKLSDFAGRKFMNWCGPLEAEVLKTLGAIPVSGSVAELSAKIRTGEADAFVAPVFYTVGAQLHAVTKYINTLPIRYSPAGIIIGTGPWKALKAEYRDRLVEGREELAAQFNPKNRAEAKKAVDSMVRYGVKRVETTPAELARLEKQVAPLWKKLAGKDYPKELLDEVLGYLKEYRERAHNAGKNR, from the coding sequence ATGATTTCACACGTGTCGGCGGCAAGGCGTTTTTCCCTGGCCATGCTTGCCGCCTGCCTGCTTCTTGTTTCACCGCTTTCGGGCGCGGCCCTGGCCGAACCGGTTACCTGGAAACTGGCCACCATAGCCCCCAAGCGAGTGGGCTGGTCCATTTTGCTGGATACCGTGGTGGCCCCGGCTGTGAAAAAGGCCACTGACGGAACCCTGGTCTTCAAGTGGTACTACAACGGCGTTTTAGGCGACGACGTGGCCTTCGTGAAGCAGATACACGCGGGAACCATACAGGGCGCTGGTTTTTCCGGGCGGGGCGTGGTTCTTGCGGTGCCCGAAGCAGGCGTTCTCCAGCTTCCCTTCCTTTTCCGGGGTTACGACGAGGTGGATTACGTCATCCACCGGCTGCGCACCACCCTGGACCGGTACGCCGAACGCCGGGGCATGAAATACCTCTATTACGGCGACCAGGACTTTGACGAACTCTATTCGGCCTCGGTCCCGATAACGAAACTTTCGGATTTCGCCGGAAGAAAGTTCATGAACTGGTGCGGCCCCCTTGAGGCCGAAGTGCTGAAAACCCTTGGGGCAATTCCGGTTTCCGGCTCGGTGGCCGAGCTTTCGGCCAAGATTCGCACCGGGGAGGCCGACGCCTTCGTGGCCCCAGTCTTCTACACCGTGGGGGCCCAGCTTCACGCCGTGACAAAATACATAAACACCCTTCCGATAAGATACTCCCCGGCGGGAATAATAATCGGAACAGGCCCCTGGAAGGCCCTCAAGGCCGAATACCGGGATCGCTTGGTTGAAGGCCGGGAGGAGCTTGCGGCCCAGTTCAACCCCAAAAACCGCGCCGAGGCGAAAAAAGCCGTGGATTCAATGGTGCGCTACGGGGTCAAAAGGGTGGAGACGACCCCGGCGGAGCTTGCCCGCCTGGAAAAACAGGTGGCTCCCCTGTGGAAAAAACTTGCAGGAAAGGATTACCCGAAAGAGCTTCTGGACGAGGTTCTGGGGTATCTCAAGGAATACCGGGAAAGGGCTCACAATGCCGGAAAAAACCGTTGA
- a CDS encoding aminotransferase class I/II-fold pyridoxal phosphate-dependent enzyme, with translation MNPLARELNDNLSAANENVFSMLSSVGKSLFFPKGILAQSAEAKEKAHRHNATIGIATEGKKPMYLKSVMGKIPGIDPSNCLTYAPSFGLLELRKLWQEALFKKNPGLSGKTVSLPVVTQAITHGICVFGEMFVDPGDVVILPDQMWGNYNLILNVRRGARISQYALFDEMGGFNLKAFEAKIKEEAAKNGKIIALLNFPQNPTGYTLTKSEASAVKDILVRTAESGVNVVALCDDAYFGLFYEDDCMEESLFAGLSGAHERLLAVKLDGATKEDFVWGLRVGFITYGAKFAQGKEKAAYEALERKTAGAVRGTISNASHLSQSIVLAAMKSPEYAAEKAEKFGIMKDRAFEVKKVLADPSFGDAWSVYPFNSGYFMCLKLKTVPADELRVHILNEYGVGVIALGRTDIRVAFSCLEKDDVKDIFEVIYRGVKDLEKKGMRLS, from the coding sequence ATGAATCCGCTTGCCAGGGAACTTAACGACAATCTATCCGCAGCCAACGAAAACGTCTTTTCAATGCTTTCAAGCGTGGGCAAAAGCCTCTTCTTCCCCAAGGGCATACTGGCCCAGAGCGCCGAGGCCAAGGAGAAGGCGCACCGCCACAACGCCACCATAGGCATTGCCACCGAAGGCAAAAAGCCCATGTACCTCAAAAGCGTCATGGGCAAAATTCCGGGGATCGATCCATCCAACTGCCTGACCTACGCCCCATCCTTCGGACTTCTTGAGCTGCGCAAGCTGTGGCAGGAGGCCCTGTTCAAGAAAAACCCCGGCCTTTCCGGAAAGACCGTGAGCCTTCCGGTTGTGACCCAGGCCATCACCCACGGAATCTGCGTTTTCGGCGAAATGTTCGTGGACCCCGGCGACGTGGTGATCCTGCCCGACCAGATGTGGGGCAACTACAACCTTATCCTAAACGTCAGGCGCGGGGCCAGAATCAGCCAGTACGCGCTTTTCGACGAAATGGGCGGATTCAACCTTAAAGCCTTCGAGGCCAAAATAAAGGAAGAGGCCGCCAAAAACGGCAAGATAATCGCGCTTCTGAACTTTCCCCAGAATCCCACCGGCTACACTCTCACCAAAAGCGAGGCAAGCGCCGTCAAGGACATCCTGGTCCGCACCGCAGAATCCGGCGTGAACGTGGTGGCCCTGTGCGACGACGCTTATTTCGGTCTTTTCTACGAAGACGACTGCATGGAAGAATCCCTTTTCGCTGGCCTTTCCGGGGCTCACGAGAGGCTTCTCGCCGTGAAGCTGGACGGGGCCACCAAGGAGGATTTCGTGTGGGGCCTTAGGGTGGGCTTCATCACCTACGGGGCAAAATTCGCCCAGGGAAAGGAGAAGGCCGCCTACGAGGCCCTGGAGCGCAAGACGGCGGGGGCGGTGCGGGGCACCATCTCAAACGCCTCCCACCTGTCCCAGTCCATCGTTCTCGCGGCCATGAAATCCCCCGAATACGCCGCCGAAAAGGCCGAAAAGTTCGGCATCATGAAGGACCGGGCCTTTGAGGTTAAGAAGGTTCTGGCCGACCCGTCCTTCGGCGACGCCTGGAGCGTTTATCCCTTCAATTCCGGCTATTTCATGTGCTTAAAGCTCAAGACCGTTCCCGCAGATGAACTTCGGGTCCACATACTGAACGAATACGGCGTGGGAGTGATTGCCCTTGGAAGGACCGACATACGGGTGGCCTTCTCCTGCCTTGAAAAAGACGATGTGAAGGACATTTTCGAGGTGATTTACAGGGGCGTGAAGGACCTGGAGAAAAAGGGCATGCGCCTGTCGTGA
- a CDS encoding coniferyl aldehyde dehydrogenase, with product MPEKTVERAPEKELASALFAQRQAFLEDGEPCCEVRLADLSRLASKIAEKCDDIADAMNADFGNRSRHESYVAELYTTLAGIRHIKKNLASWMKPENRPVNKVFLPAKAGVRYRARGVAGIISPWNYPFYLAIMPLATALAAGNRVMLKPSEEAPATAALMKEMLSEIFPPERVCTVCGGPEVGAAFSALAFDILLFTGSTTVGRHIMTAAAQNLTPVILELGGKSPALVGPSADLSLAADRVALGKAFNAGQTCVAPDYALVPRARVDAFAEKVAAVWRKSYPALADNPDYTSIISQRHFERINGLLDDAKQKGARIQHINPTNETLYPSRRKIAPTLVLDPTPEMRVMQEEIFGPVLPVVPYDDLSQAVAFINQRPRPLALYVFDNDRKLVEGILSKTVSGGACVNDVMLHVAQDELPFGGVGESGMGQYHGREGFEAFSHKQAVFWQKTPNTQGFLRPPYPRSLMAILRMLLRWG from the coding sequence ATGCCGGAAAAAACCGTTGAACGCGCTCCCGAAAAGGAGCTGGCCAGCGCCCTTTTTGCTCAGAGGCAGGCCTTTTTGGAGGACGGGGAGCCCTGCTGCGAAGTCCGGCTGGCCGATCTTTCGCGCCTTGCATCCAAAATAGCCGAAAAATGCGATGACATAGCGGACGCCATGAACGCCGATTTCGGCAACCGCAGCCGTCACGAATCCTACGTGGCCGAGCTTTACACCACCCTGGCCGGTATCCGCCACATCAAAAAGAATCTCGCTTCCTGGATGAAGCCGGAAAACCGGCCCGTCAACAAGGTCTTCCTGCCCGCAAAAGCAGGCGTCCGTTACCGGGCGCGCGGGGTGGCCGGAATAATCTCGCCCTGGAACTACCCCTTTTACCTGGCCATCATGCCCCTTGCCACAGCTCTGGCGGCCGGAAACCGGGTGATGCTGAAACCCTCCGAGGAAGCGCCCGCCACAGCCGCCCTCATGAAGGAGATGCTATCTGAAATCTTTCCGCCCGAACGGGTCTGCACGGTCTGCGGAGGCCCGGAGGTGGGGGCGGCCTTTTCGGCGCTCGCCTTCGACATCCTGCTCTTCACCGGCTCCACCACAGTTGGGCGTCACATAATGACCGCAGCGGCCCAAAACCTCACCCCGGTAATCCTGGAGCTTGGCGGCAAGTCCCCGGCGCTCGTGGGGCCTTCAGCCGATCTTTCCCTGGCGGCGGACCGGGTGGCCCTGGGAAAGGCATTCAACGCGGGCCAGACCTGCGTTGCCCCCGACTACGCCCTGGTCCCAAGGGCCAGGGTTGACGCCTTCGCCGAAAAGGTCGCCGCCGTCTGGCGCAAGAGCTACCCGGCGCTGGCCGACAACCCGGATTACACCTCCATCATCAGCCAGCGCCACTTCGAGCGCATCAACGGCCTTCTGGATGACGCCAAGCAAAAGGGGGCGCGGATCCAGCACATAAACCCCACCAACGAAACCCTTTATCCTTCGCGGCGCAAAATCGCCCCCACACTGGTTCTCGACCCCACGCCCGAAATGCGGGTGATGCAGGAGGAAATCTTCGGCCCGGTCCTGCCGGTGGTTCCTTACGACGACCTGAGCCAGGCCGTCGCCTTCATAAACCAAAGGCCCCGTCCCCTTGCCCTTTACGTGTTCGACAACGACCGGAAACTTGTGGAGGGCATCCTGTCCAAAACCGTTTCCGGCGGGGCCTGCGTGAACGACGTGATGCTCCACGTGGCCCAGGACGAGCTGCCCTTCGGCGGCGTAGGCGAAAGCGGCATGGGCCAGTACCACGGCCGGGAGGGTTTCGAGGCCTTTTCCCACAAGCAGGCGGTCTTCTGGCAGAAAACCCCCAACACCCAGGGCTTCCTTCGCCCGCCCTATCCCAGGAGCCTGATGGCCATACTCCGAATGCTTCTCCGCTGGGGCTAA
- a CDS encoding DUF2442 domain-containing protein has protein sequence MKAFLLNDSEMFLSFDKFPWFADAPVKKILNVETPCPGHLHWPDLDVDLTTEIIMNPENYPLVSGVSVDRVV, from the coding sequence ATGAAAGCATTTTTATTGAATGATTCCGAGATGTTTCTATCCTTCGACAAGTTCCCCTGGTTTGCGGACGCGCCCGTGAAAAAAATCCTGAACGTGGAAACGCCTTGCCCCGGCCACCTCCACTGGCCCGACCTGGACGTTGACCTTACAACCGAAATCATCATGAACCCGGAAAATTACCCGCTCGTCAGCGGCGTTTCCGTTGACCGGGTTGTTTGA
- the rseP gene encoding RIP metalloprotease RseP: MIVAQVFFNILIFLIILSILVFVHELGHFLAARSLGVGVEVFSLGFGRTLWSRKKNGTEYRMSALPFGGYVKMTGEDPTSEVSVESLSVSFALKPVWARMIIVVAGPFSNFIMAVLVFFFFFMARGVPVSTSVIGDVMPDSPAFHAGLLPEDRIVSINGEKITAWEEISPLVQKTGQGPVSVVVSRKPPVTALPLAGLLGAAPHHFRRTIEKGPLREVALSVSPRKTQGQNEYGEKKSRYTIGIGPGPSLMVPGGPVAAIREAVGQTYTVCYLTVGTVARIFKGTVSARETIGGPITMARTTGAITKNMDSDLVRTLWTLFSFLGLLSASLGIINLFPIPVLDGGHLLFFVLEAVFRRPVSLRIRELSTQAGMVFLIAIMIFFVVNDVIRWITGL, from the coding sequence ATGATCGTTGCCCAGGTTTTTTTCAACATACTTATTTTTTTGATTATTTTGAGTATCCTGGTCTTTGTCCACGAGCTGGGGCATTTTCTGGCCGCCAGGAGCCTGGGCGTTGGGGTGGAGGTCTTTTCCTTAGGCTTCGGGCGCACGCTCTGGAGCCGGAAAAAGAACGGCACCGAGTACCGAATGAGTGCGCTCCCCTTCGGCGGCTACGTGAAAATGACGGGCGAAGACCCAACCTCCGAGGTTTCCGTCGAGAGCCTTTCGGTATCCTTTGCATTAAAGCCCGTGTGGGCCAGGATGATAATCGTGGTGGCCGGGCCGTTTTCCAATTTCATCATGGCAGTGCTGGTTTTTTTCTTTTTTTTCATGGCCAGGGGAGTTCCTGTTTCCACGAGCGTGATAGGCGATGTCATGCCCGACTCCCCCGCCTTTCACGCCGGGCTTCTGCCTGAAGACCGCATTGTTTCCATAAACGGCGAGAAGATCACCGCCTGGGAGGAAATCTCCCCCCTGGTGCAGAAAACGGGGCAAGGCCCGGTAAGCGTGGTGGTTTCAAGAAAACCCCCGGTCACAGCCCTTCCCCTTGCGGGACTTTTGGGCGCAGCCCCCCACCATTTCAGGCGCACCATCGAAAAAGGGCCTCTGCGCGAGGTGGCCCTTTCCGTCAGCCCCCGGAAAACCCAGGGCCAAAACGAATACGGCGAGAAGAAAAGCCGCTACACCATAGGAATAGGCCCCGGCCCAAGCCTCATGGTTCCGGGCGGCCCGGTGGCGGCCATCCGGGAGGCTGTGGGCCAGACCTATACGGTCTGTTATCTCACCGTCGGCACGGTGGCCAGGATTTTCAAGGGCACGGTGAGCGCCAGGGAGACCATAGGCGGGCCTATCACCATGGCCCGCACCACCGGGGCCATCACGAAAAATATGGATTCGGACCTTGTGCGAACCCTGTGGACCCTGTTCTCCTTTCTGGGGCTTTTATCCGCAAGCCTCGGAATAATAAACCTTTTCCCCATACCGGTGCTGGACGGCGGCCACCTCCTGTTTTTCGTTCTGGAGGCGGTTTTCAGGCGTCCGGTAAGCCTTAGGATCAGGGAATTGTCCACCCAGGCCGGAATGGTGTTTCTCATTGCCATCATGATCTTTTTCGTAGTAAACGACGTCATCCGCTGGATTACCGGTTTGTGA
- the radC gene encoding DNA repair protein RadC, translating to MIDKAGHKGEGHRERLREKFLKSGLTGFHDYEVVELLLTLATPRRDCKDAAKAAMARFKTLSGVLSADADELAQVEGIGPKNALGILLVQAVSKRFLESGLAGKDPLRSTRETFDYLYHHLRDRKTECFTAIFLDSQNRVIRVETLFEGTVNASHVYPREVVRKALSHHAAGVIIAHNHPSGEPRPSADDRAVTREVLFACRVMGIRVLDHLVIGANRYFSFSEDGEISRLDTEFDTAAVPRGI from the coding sequence ATGATTGATAAGGCGGGGCACAAGGGCGAGGGGCACCGGGAGCGGCTTCGGGAAAAATTCCTGAAATCGGGGCTCACGGGCTTCCATGACTACGAGGTGGTGGAGCTGCTTCTGACTCTCGCCACTCCGCGCCGGGACTGCAAGGACGCGGCCAAGGCGGCCATGGCGCGCTTCAAGACGCTCTCTGGGGTGCTTTCGGCTGATGCTGACGAACTGGCCCAGGTGGAGGGAATCGGCCCCAAAAACGCCCTTGGCATCCTCCTGGTCCAGGCCGTAAGCAAGAGATTTCTGGAAAGCGGCCTTGCGGGCAAAGACCCCCTGCGCTCCACCCGGGAAACCTTCGATTACCTCTATCATCACCTTCGCGACCGCAAGACCGAATGCTTCACGGCCATTTTTCTCGATTCACAAAACCGTGTGATAAGAGTTGAAACCCTTTTCGAGGGCACCGTGAACGCGAGCCACGTCTACCCGCGCGAGGTGGTGCGCAAGGCCCTTTCCCATCACGCGGCGGGGGTGATAATCGCCCACAATCACCCCTCCGGCGAGCCGCGCCCCTCAGCCGACGACCGCGCCGTCACCCGCGAGGTGCTTTTCGCCTGCCGGGTAATGGGCATAAGGGTGCTGGATCACCTTGTAATAGGCGCGAACCGCTACTTTTCCTTCTCCGAGGACGGCGAAATTTCAAGGCTGGATACGGAATTCGACACAGCGGCAGTCCCCAGGGGCATATGA